The sequence below is a genomic window from Nicotiana tomentosiformis chromosome 6, ASM39032v3, whole genome shotgun sequence.
GATTTCTAATCCTCCAGTTAATGCTCTTGCAATTCAGAGtaagtttaaataattaaattcatcTCTATTTATAAGTATTTTAAGTTGTTTATATAAACGGTGTTTTGATTTTGATTTATAAATTCTGTTTGGTTATTATAGTTTTTGCTGGATTAAAGGAGAAATGGAATGAAGCAGCTAAGAGAAATGATGTCAAAGCTATTGTTTTGACTGGTAAGCTCTTAATTTTATTAATAATtcgtttttattttttaatattcttCTTTTGGTCTGTTTGATTTTGGATAGAATTTAGTATCATTAAATAGTACTCCTAATTAGctttagaaatttagttactgTTCTGAATTATGAATTTGTGAAGCTGATGTTTGTTTGAATTCTAGTAATCGTTGCTAGTAAAATTTACTTTTGTAAAGGTCCAAATTTTGCCTTTGTGCTATCCGAAATTGTTCAATTTTGTCCTCCATGACACATTTGATCCATTCATACCCTTGTCATTAGCAAATTATCTCGTATTTCTCTTGTCATTAACAGACCTCCAACGTGAAATGGATGGACTCCACTTGTCCAAATTCTTCAAAATAAAAGTTCAATTATACCCCTAAATGTGTAACTATGGTTTAAAATTACCGGAGCTATGTTAGGAGTCaagggtaaaaaaaaaaaaaactttttctcAACAGCAGGGGTAATATTAGACTGAAAGTTTAATAGAGAGCAAAAGCTACTcaatttcaaatattatatgGGCAAATTTTGACCTTTTCCCTTTAATGAAATTGACTAGAATATCTTTGAATCAATGCAGAATTAGCTAATGCAAACTTAAGAATATAACACGATGCAGACAACGACATGGATAATACCAACTAGTAGGGATTAAGGTTTAGTTGTTCACTTATACTTACACTAGGTTCAGCAGATTTAGAGAAGCTCTAGTCCCTAATTTGCTTTAAAGTACAAATATTTACGAGTATTGGAAATAAATGGTCTGAATAGCGGATGCTGATTAGTTGGGGATTGAGGTGTAATTGTTGTTGCTGATGTTTTTCTTTCTTCGGGACAAGCTACAGTAAAGGTTTAATTTCCTTTTCTGTACCTTGTCAAAGAAAAACAGTGTTAATTTTCTTTTCTGCTTCATGGTTCATGTCCTTTGTGCTTTTGTTTGCTTTGTGTATGTGGGTCTTCCCTCTTCCTTTTTGTTTATGTTCTCATTGTTTTACTgcaggacatggtgggaggtttTCCGGTGGTTTTGACATCAATGTCTTCCAAAAGGTTCATACGACGGGTAATGATTAGTTTCCTTTCATCTTTGTAAGTTGTTATTGTGTCTCAAGGAACCTTGTTTTTGAAAATTGGAATTCAAATGCATTGCAGGAGATATTTCTTTACTGCCTGGTGTTTCTGTTGATCTCGTGGTGAACACTATGGAAGGTAAGAGGACTGTTGGTCCAAATTAGGATCTCAAAATCTTAAATGACTTACTGTAACTTCTTATTTTACTTCTCCGTGTCATTTTGGTGTCTTATAATACTGTCTATCATTTCGTTTTGTAACTTTAGATGGAAAGAAGCCTGCAGTGGCTGCCGTGGAAGGACTTTGTCTTGGTGGTGGCTTGGAATTGGCATTGGTTTGTGGTCTCTATAAAATTTATTGCATGTGCTTAACTCTTTCTCTGGTGTGTAAATAATGTAATGCATGCTTTTGGTAGGGATGCCATGCACGCATTGCTGCGCCAAGAGCACAACTTGGGTTGCCAGAGCTTAGCCTTGGAGTTCTTCCTGGCTCTGGAGGTAACTCTGCCACTTAGTGCTCATTGAAATTGCGTTTAGGTTAattgtctttttcttttctaaGTTTTGACTGAGCATAGAGATTATGTTTCTTCTCAAGGTACACAACGTCTTCCAAGGCTTATAGGGTTGTCAAAGGCCATTGAGATGATGATGGTAAGTCATTCGTGATTCGTCCTTACGTTAACCATTTGCAATTAGTTCCTTTTCAAAGTAACTGCTGGAGAAATAATGTGTTTACCGGGTGCATCATCTTAAACAGAAGTTTTCATAGTTATTCTCAGCATTagatggtgattctggactttcTTTCATGATAGCAACTAAAATAGGATAAGAAATATGAAAGGGCAAAAATATCACATCCTTATTACATGTACTAGTTCAAGCTCTGTTGTTTGGCTGATTGTGATTGCTGGGTTTTAACTTTAATCAGTTGTCCGCACATTGACCTCCCCCGAGATTGCAATACATGCAGAATAATTGAGTTGCTTTTTACTCTAATTTGTAAATCAATGTAGAAACAATGATTTGTATGAACAACTTCTGTAGCCTAATTAATGTGAACAACGTCTTGCAGACGTCCAAACCAATAATGTCAGAAGAAGGGAAGAAGCTAGGTCTCATTGATGCCATTGTCCCTCCAACAGAGTTGTTGAAAGTAGCTAGACAGTGGGCACTTGACATTGCAGAAAGGCGCAAACCTTGGATGCGTTCCCTTCACAGGACCGACAAAATTGGTTCCCTTTCAGAAGCACGGGAGGTACTGAAGTCGGCTAGGCAACAAGTGAAGCAAACAGCTCGGAATATGCCTCAGCACTTGGCATGCCTTGATGTAATTGAAGAAGGCATAGTCCATGGTGGATATAATGGGGTTCTCAAGGTATCTATTGCTCGGTCAATTAATGCGTATGTTCTATAATGCGTATGTTCAGAAAAAGACAACGTTCTAGTTTAACCATTTTTTATTAACAAAATCCAGATTATCACAAATAGTGTCATAGAAAGGCAGCTAACTCAGTCTTTAGCCATTTGATAAAAATGGACCAAATGGATTAACAAGCTTGTTTCGAGTCTTTTGCAGGAAGCTAAAGTATTTGAGGACCTAGTATTATCCGATACGTCAAGAGGTCTTGTTCATGTATTTTTTGCCCAACGGGCTACATCAAAGGTACAATATATGCTTCATCATGGAACATGATAACTGTATGGACAAGAATGCTGAGTAGGCAAGAATGAACAATAAAATTAATGTGGATGACTAGAACTTATGCTCCCTACCAGTTTTAAAGCTTAAATCTTATTTTTTTTCCCTCTTGTTATCTGCTGTAGCTTTGTCTCCAATTTCCAAAATGGCTCTTAAACATTTAATTCTGAGCACATAAATCTGATTATAGATTATTTCGTATCATAGTTCTTATGTTAAAAGATAGAAAGGTATTAGCTGTTGGGCACAAAACAGTCTGTCTTTATGCAAAGCTTCTCATTGATAAGATTGATCGCATGGTTGAGAAGCAAAGTTGGGTTCATCTGTTGTTTTTTCATAACACaaacttgatttggtaggtttcataTACTTGAGGTTTCACTTTGGGATGGCTTTTCTTTATGTGCGTCAGCTAATGAAAGTTTGTTACCAGTATGATTTCACGAATGAGAAGTAACATGGACTCTGGATCTCTTGTATATATTTAAGTATTCTGTACTTGTTATATTATATTTGTTTCTGATCATTCCTGTTGCCTTTATGCTCCTGCTCTAGGGCTAGTTTGACTTTATTAAGAAAGTTATTTGGATATCTGCTTCCCCATGGGACAATCAATTCTATCTTATTTCTGAATTATATTTTAATTACTAAATGGTTCAGGTACCTAATGTAACTGATATTGGTCTGAAACCAAGGCCAATGAAGAAAGTTGCTATAATAGGTGGAGGTTTAATGGGTTCAGGCATAGCTACCGCTCTAGTTCTGAGCAACATATTTGTTATTCTCAAGGAAATTAATCCCGAGTATCTTCAAAAGGGGATAAAAGCAGTTGAAGGTTATTGATACTCTTTCAGCAGGAACTTATTATATTTTAGTAGTTGATGCCTTGGTAATATGTTGTGATAGATTGCGAGATTGTGAGGCCCTTTGACCATTTTTATATTGATACTCCTTTTATGGTCTTGGAAGTTAGAAACTTATATGGAGCACCTTATATTACAGCAAACATACGAGGATTGGTAGCGAGAAAGAAGTTGCAGCAGGACAAAGCAAACAAAGCTCTCTCAATTGTTAAAGGTGTACTGGATTACTCAGAATTTAAGGATGTGGATATGGTCATAGAGGTAGGGACTGAACCTATATTTTGCCAAGTAATGTTCCGCAGGATGGTTTCTTCTTTTCCCTCCTTGCTTCTTTGTTTTGCTTCTCTATTATCCTGGTGCTATAAAAATGCCAATGGCCAGAATTTTAGTATTCTCAATCTGTTGAAATTGTTGTAAGTATTTGAAACAGTCCTGTTTTCTGTGTAGGCTGTCATTGAAAATTTTCCGCTAAAACAACAAATCTTCAGTGATATTGAGAAGGTCTGTCCTTCTCACTGTATTTTGGCAACCAATACATCTACCATCGACCTCAACCTAATTGGGGAAAAGACGAGATCTCAAGATCGGATTATAGGGGCACACTTTTTCAGGTTAGAATTCTTGCCCTGTAACTTTAGTCCTTTAGTGAAGGCCAACCCTACTAATCAAGAAAAATTGACCACTATGATCCTGTACAGCtgattttcaagtataaaagTTATTATATTCT
It includes:
- the LOC104102803 gene encoding peroxisomal fatty acid beta-oxidation multifunctional protein AIM1 isoform X2 is translated as MAEVKVTMEVGSDGVAVITISNPPVNALAIQIFAGLKEKWNEAAKRNDVKAIVLTGHGGRFSGGFDINVFQKVHTTGDISLLPGVSVDLVVNTMEDGKKPAVAAVEGLCLGGGLELALGCHARIAAPRAQLGLPELSLGVLPGSGGTQRLPRLIGLSKAIEMMMTSKPIMSEEGKKLGLIDAIVPPTELLKVARQWALDIAERRKPWMRSLHRTDKIGSLSEAREVLKSARQQVKQTARNMPQHLACLDVIEEGIVHGGYNGVLKEAKVFEDLVLSDTSRGLVHVFFAQRATSKVPNVTDIGLKPRPMKKVAIIGGGLMGSGIATALVLSNIFVILKEINPEYLQKGIKAVEANIRGLVARKKLQQDKANKALSIVKGVLDYSEFKDVDMVIEAVIENFPLKQQIFSDIEKVCPSHCILATNTSTIDLNLIGEKTRSQDRIIGAHFFRLQDLAGYGVAVATGKEFASAFPDRTFKSPLLDLLIKSGRNGKNNGKGYYIYKKGEKPKPDPSVLPIIEESRRLTNIMPGGKPLSVTDQEIVEMILFPVVNEACRVLEDGVVVRASDLDVASVLGMSFPSYRGGIVFWADTVGAGHIYKSLKKWSELYGNFFKPSRFLEERAANGIPLSAPASTSSSSRSRM
- the LOC104102803 gene encoding peroxisomal fatty acid beta-oxidation multifunctional protein AIM1 isoform X1; protein product: MAEVKVTMEVGSDGVAVITISNPPVNALAIQIFAGLKEKWNEAAKRNDVKAIVLTGHGGRFSGGFDINVFQKVHTTGDISLLPGVSVDLVVNTMEDGKKPAVAAVEGLCLGGGLELALGCHARIAAPRAQLGLPELSLGVLPGSGGTQRLPRLIGLSKAIEMMMTSKPIMSEEGKKLGLIDAIVPPTELLKVARQWALDIAERRKPWMRSLHRTDKIGSLSEAREVLKSARQQVKQTARNMPQHLACLDVIEEGIVHGGYNGVLKEAKVFEDLVLSDTSRGLVHVFFAQRATSKVPNVTDIGLKPRPMKKVAIIGGGLMGSGIATALVLSNIFVILKEINPEYLQKGIKAVEANIRGLVARKKLQQDKANKALSIVKGVLDYSEFKDVDMVIEAVIENFPLKQQIFSDIEKVCPSHCILATNTSTIDLNLIGEKTRSQDRIIGAHFFSPAHVMPLLEIVRTEKTSAQAILDLMAVGKSIKKVPVVVGNCTGFAVNRTFFPYSQSAHTLANLGVDVYRIDAQITSFGLPIGPFQLQDLAGYGVAVATGKEFASAFPDRTFKSPLLDLLIKSGRNGKNNGKGYYIYKKGEKPKPDPSVLPIIEESRRLTNIMPGGKPLSVTDQEIVEMILFPVVNEACRVLEDGVVVRASDLDVASVLGMSFPSYRGGIVFWADTVGAGHIYKSLKKWSELYGNFFKPSRFLEERAANGIPLSAPASTSSSSRSRM